GAAAAGGCCCGGAATTCCGGCGGCCGTCGCAAGGGGCGGCAAAGCGTCCGGCGAATGTGCCTCGGCGCCGCGAAAAGGGACTGCCGCGGCGGCGGCCGGCATCGTATCGTCGCGTCGTTGCGGCGCGAAGGGACGCCGCGCGAACGCGAGGCGGGCGATGGAACTCTGGGTACTGGTGGCGGCGGTGGTGATCGTCGCGCTCTACGGCGTGAGCGTCTACAACCGGCTGGTCGGGCAGAAGGCGCGCGTCGAGGAGGCGTGGTCCGACATCCAGGTGCAGATGAAGCGCCGCTACGATCTGGTTCCGAACCTCGTGGAGACGGTGAAAGGCTACGCGGGTCACGAGCGCGGCACGCTTGAGGCCGTTGTCGCCGCGCGCAATGCCGCAGCCTCCGCGAACGGCGGCCCGGAGGCGCAGGCGGCGGCGGAGCGCACTTTCCTCGGTGCCC
The Pseudoxanthobacter soli DSM 19599 DNA segment above includes these coding regions:
- a CDS encoding LemA family protein, which gives rise to MELWVLVAAVVIVALYGVSVYNRLVGQKARVEEAWSDIQVQMKRRYDLVPNLVETVKGYAGHERGTLEAVVAARNAAASANGGPEAQAAAERTFLGALGKVIALAEAYPDLKANQNFLALQQSLEEIEAHINGARRFYNGSVRDLNVSIRTFPPMLIARAFGFQEAQFFELDDSEREAASQPVKVSFS